In Homo sapiens chromosome 3 genomic patch of type FIX, GRCh38.p14 PATCHES HG2066_PATCH, a genomic segment contains:
- the ZKSCAN7 gene encoding zinc finger protein with KRAB and SCAN domains 7 isoform X1, with protein MTTAGRGNLGLIPRSTAFQKQEGRLTVKQEPANQTWGQGSSLQKNYPPVCEIFRLHFRQLCYHEMSGPQEALSRLRELCRWWLMPEVHTKEQILELLVLEQFLSILPGELRTWVQLHHPESGEEAVAVVEDFQRHLSGSEEVSAPAQKQEMHFEETTALGTTKESPPTSPLSGGSAPGAHLEPPYDPGTHHLPSGDFAQCTSPVPTLPQVGNSGDQAGATVLRMVRPQDTVAYEDLSVDYTQKKWKSLTLSQRALQWNMMPENHHSMASLGENMMKGSELTPKQEFFKGSESSNRTSGGLFGVVPGAAETGDVCEDTFKELEGQTSDEEGSRLENDFLEITDEDKKKSTKDRYDKYKEVGEHPPLSSSPVEHEGVLKGQKSYRCDECGKAFNRSSHLIGHQRIHTGEKPYECNECGKTFRQTSQLIVHLRTHTGEKPYECSECGKAYRHSSHLIQHQRLHNGEKPYKCNECAKAFTQSSRLTDHQRTHTGEKPYECNECGEAFIRSKSLARHQVLHTGKKPYKCNECGRAFCSNRNLIDHQRIHTGEKPYECSECGKAFSRSKCLIRHQSLHTGEKPYKCSECGKAFNQNSQLIEHERIHTGEKPFECSECGKAFGLSKCLIRHQRLHTGEKPYKCNECGKSFNQNSHLIIHQRIHTGEKPYECNECGKVFSYSSSLMVHQRTHTGEKPYKCNDCGKAFSDSSQLIVHQRVHTGEKPYECSECGKAFSQRSTFNHHQRTHTGEKSSGLAWSVS; from the exons ATGACCACTGCAGGCAGGGGAAATTTAGGCCTCATCCCCAGGAGCACTGCTTTCCAGAAGCAAGAGGGGCGCCTGACTGTGAAGCAGGAGCCAGCAAACCAGACCTGGGGGCAGGGCAGCAGTCTCCAGAAGAACTATCCTCCTGTCTGCGAAATCTTCCGGCTACACTTCAGGCAATTGTGTTACCACGAGATGTCTGGGCCGCAGGAAGCATTGAGCCGGCTTCGGGAGCTCTGccgctggtggctcatgccagagGTGCACACCAAGGAGCAGATCCTGGAGCTGCTGGTGCTTGAGCAGTTCCTGAGCATCCTCCCTGGGGAGCTCCGGACCTGGGTGCAGCTGCATCACCCTGAGAGTGGTGAGGAGGCTGTGGCTGTGGTGGAGGATTTCCAGAGACACCTCAGTGGATCAGAGGAG GTTTCAGCCCCAGCACAGAAACAGGAAATGCATTTTGAGGAGACAACAGCTCTGGGTACAACAAAGGAATCTCCTCCTACCTCACCCCTCAGTGGGGGCTCAGCCCCTGGAGCCCACCTGGAGCCTCCTTATGACCCAGGGACACACCACCTCCCCAGTGGGGACTTCG cTCAATGTACTTCTCCAGTTCCTACCCTTCCTCAAGTGGGGAACTCAGGAGACCAAGCAGGGGCAACTGTACTTCGGATGGTCAGGCCCCAG GATACTGTGGCATATGAGGACCTATCTGTAGACTACactcagaagaaatggaaaagtctCACACTCAGTCAGAGAGCCCTGCAGTGGAACATGATGCCAGAAAATCACCATAGCATGGCCTCCTTGG GTGAGAACATGATGAAGGGTTCAGAGTTGACTCCAAAGcaggaattttttaaaggatCAGAGTCATCTAACAGGACATCAGGGGGACTCTTTGGGGTGGTTCCTGGGGCAGCAGAGACTGGAGATGTTTGTGAAGATACTTTCAAGGAGTTAGAAGGACAAACCTCAGATGAAGAAGGGAGCAGACTAGAAAATGATTTCTTGGAAATAACAGATGAAGATAAGAAAAAATCCACAAAAGACAGATATGACAAATATAAGGAAGTTGGGGAACATCCACCTCTGTCTTCCAGTCCTGTTGAACATGAAGGAGTTTTAAAGGGACAGAAATCCTATCGATGTgatgaatgtggcaaagctttcaaTCGGAGTTCTCACCTTATTGGCCATCAGAGaatccacactggagagaaaccctatgagtgtAATGAGTGTGGGAAGACCTTCAGGCAAACCTCCCAGCTCATTGTTCATCTCAGAACCCACACAGGGgaaaaaccctatgaatgcaGTGAGTGTGGAAAGGCCTATAGGCACAGCTCCCATCTCATTCAACACCAGAGACTCCATAATggggagaaaccctataaatgtaatgaatgtgcAAAAGCCTTTACTCAGAGTTCCCGACTCACTGACCACCAGAGAACCCATACTGGGGAGAAACCTTATGAATGCAATGAGTGTGGAGAGGCATTCATTCGAAGCAAAAGTCTTGCTCGACATCAGGTCCTGCACACTGGTAAGAAACCTTACAAATGCAATGAGTGTGGGAGAGCATTCTGTTCCAATAGAAATCTCATTGACCATCAGAGAATCCACACTGGGGAGAAGCCTTATGAGTGTAgtgaatgtggcaaagccttcagTCGGAGTAAATGTCTTATTCGACATCAGAGCCTCCATACTGGGGAAAAGCCATACAAATgtagtgaatgtgggaaagccttcaatCAGAACTCTCAACTCATTGAGCATGAgcgaattcatactggagaaaaaccttTTGAATGTAGCGAGTGTGGTAAGGCATTTGGTCTGAGTAAATGTCTTATTCGGCACCAGAGACTTCACACGGGTGAAAAGCCCTATAAATGCAATGAGTGTGGAAAATCCTTCAATCAAAACTCACACCTTATTATACaccagagaattcacactggtgagaaaccctatgaatgtaatgagTGTGGGAAGGTATTCAGTTATAGCTCCAGCCTTATGGTACATCAGAGAACCCATACTGGGGAAAAACCCTATAAATGCAATGATTGTGGGAAAGCTTTTAGTGACAGCTCACAGCTTATTGTACACCAGAGAGTCCACACcggagagaaaccttatgaatgtagtgaatgtgggaaagcctttagtcAGCGTTCCACTTTTAATCACCACCAGcgaactcacactggagagaagtcCTCAGGTCTGGCTTGGTCAGTTTCTTAA
- the ZKSCAN7 gene encoding zinc finger protein with KRAB and SCAN domains 7 isoform 2 (isoform 2 is encoded by transcript variant 2), with protein MTTAGRGNLGLIPRSTAFQKQEGRLTVKQEPANQTWGQGSSLQKNYPPVCEIFRLHFRQLCYHEMSGPQEALSRLRELCRWWLMPEVHTKEQILELLVLEQFLSILPGELRTWVQLHHPESGEEAVAVVEDFQRHLSGSEEVSAPAQKQEMHFEETTALGTTKESPPTSPLSGGSAPGAHLEPPYDPGTHHLPSGDFAQCTSPVPTLPQVGNSGDQAGATVLRMVRPQDTVAYEDLSVDYTQKKWKSLTLSQRALQWNMMPENHHSMASLGWSTMA; from the exons ATGACCACTGCAGGCAGGGGAAATTTAGGCCTCATCCCCAGGAGCACTGCTTTCCAGAAGCAAGAGGGGCGCCTGACTGTGAAGCAGGAGCCAGCAAACCAGACCTGGGGGCAGGGCAGCAGTCTCCAGAAGAACTATCCTCCTGTCTGCGAAATCTTCCGGCTACACTTCAGGCAATTGTGTTACCACGAGATGTCTGGGCCGCAGGAAGCATTGAGCCGGCTTCGGGAGCTCTGccgctggtggctcatgccagagGTGCACACCAAGGAGCAGATCCTGGAGCTGCTGGTGCTTGAGCAGTTCCTGAGCATCCTCCCTGGGGAGCTCCGGACCTGGGTGCAGCTGCATCACCCTGAGAGTGGTGAGGAGGCTGTGGCTGTGGTGGAGGATTTCCAGAGACACCTCAGTGGATCAGAGGAG GTTTCAGCCCCAGCACAGAAACAGGAAATGCATTTTGAGGAGACAACAGCTCTGGGTACAACAAAGGAATCTCCTCCTACCTCACCCCTCAGTGGGGGCTCAGCCCCTGGAGCCCACCTGGAGCCTCCTTATGACCCAGGGACACACCACCTCCCCAGTGGGGACTTCG cTCAATGTACTTCTCCAGTTCCTACCCTTCCTCAAGTGGGGAACTCAGGAGACCAAGCAGGGGCAACTGTACTTCGGATGGTCAGGCCCCAG GATACTGTGGCATATGAGGACCTATCTGTAGACTACactcagaagaaatggaaaagtctCACACTCAGTCAGAGAGCCCTGCAGTGGAACATGATGCCAGAAAATCACCATAGCATGGCCTCCTTGG
- the ZKSCAN7 gene encoding zinc finger protein with KRAB and SCAN domains 7 isoform 1 (isoform 1 is encoded by transcript variant 3): MTTAGRGNLGLIPRSTAFQKQEGRLTVKQEPANQTWGQGSSLQKNYPPVCEIFRLHFRQLCYHEMSGPQEALSRLRELCRWWLMPEVHTKEQILELLVLEQFLSILPGELRTWVQLHHPESGEEAVAVVEDFQRHLSGSEEVSAPAQKQEMHFEETTALGTTKESPPTSPLSGGSAPGAHLEPPYDPGTHHLPSGDFAQCTSPVPTLPQVGNSGDQAGATVLRMVRPQDTVAYEDLSVDYTQKKWKSLTLSQRALQWNMMPENHHSMASLAGENMMKGSELTPKQEFFKGSESSNRTSGGLFGVVPGAAETGDVCEDTFKELEGQTSDEEGSRLENDFLEITDEDKKKSTKDRYDKYKEVGEHPPLSSSPVEHEGVLKGQKSYRCDECGKAFNRSSHLIGHQRIHTGEKPYECNECGKTFRQTSQLIVHLRTHTGEKPYECSECGKAYRHSSHLIQHQRLHNGEKPYKCNECAKAFTQSSRLTDHQRTHTGEKPYECNECGEAFIRSKSLARHQVLHTGKKPYKCNECGRAFCSNRNLIDHQRIHTGEKPYECSECGKAFSRSKCLIRHQSLHTGEKPYKCSECGKAFNQNSQLIEHERIHTGEKPFECSECGKAFGLSKCLIRHQRLHTGEKPYKCNECGKSFNQNSHLIIHQRIHTGEKPYECNECGKVFSYSSSLMVHQRTHTGEKPYKCNDCGKAFSDSSQLIVHQRVHTGEKPYECSECGKAFSQRSTFNHHQRTHTGEKSSGLAWSVS, from the exons ATGACCACTGCAGGCAGGGGAAATTTAGGCCTCATCCCCAGGAGCACTGCTTTCCAGAAGCAAGAGGGGCGCCTGACTGTGAAGCAGGAGCCAGCAAACCAGACCTGGGGGCAGGGCAGCAGTCTCCAGAAGAACTATCCTCCTGTCTGCGAAATCTTCCGGCTACACTTCAGGCAATTGTGTTACCACGAGATGTCTGGGCCGCAGGAAGCATTGAGCCGGCTTCGGGAGCTCTGccgctggtggctcatgccagagGTGCACACCAAGGAGCAGATCCTGGAGCTGCTGGTGCTTGAGCAGTTCCTGAGCATCCTCCCTGGGGAGCTCCGGACCTGGGTGCAGCTGCATCACCCTGAGAGTGGTGAGGAGGCTGTGGCTGTGGTGGAGGATTTCCAGAGACACCTCAGTGGATCAGAGGAG GTTTCAGCCCCAGCACAGAAACAGGAAATGCATTTTGAGGAGACAACAGCTCTGGGTACAACAAAGGAATCTCCTCCTACCTCACCCCTCAGTGGGGGCTCAGCCCCTGGAGCCCACCTGGAGCCTCCTTATGACCCAGGGACACACCACCTCCCCAGTGGGGACTTCG cTCAATGTACTTCTCCAGTTCCTACCCTTCCTCAAGTGGGGAACTCAGGAGACCAAGCAGGGGCAACTGTACTTCGGATGGTCAGGCCCCAG GATACTGTGGCATATGAGGACCTATCTGTAGACTACactcagaagaaatggaaaagtctCACACTCAGTCAGAGAGCCCTGCAGTGGAACATGATGCCAGAAAATCACCATAGCATGGCCTCCTTGG CAGGTGAGAACATGATGAAGGGTTCAGAGTTGACTCCAAAGcaggaattttttaaaggatCAGAGTCATCTAACAGGACATCAGGGGGACTCTTTGGGGTGGTTCCTGGGGCAGCAGAGACTGGAGATGTTTGTGAAGATACTTTCAAGGAGTTAGAAGGACAAACCTCAGATGAAGAAGGGAGCAGACTAGAAAATGATTTCTTGGAAATAACAGATGAAGATAAGAAAAAATCCACAAAAGACAGATATGACAAATATAAGGAAGTTGGGGAACATCCACCTCTGTCTTCCAGTCCTGTTGAACATGAAGGAGTTTTAAAGGGACAGAAATCCTATCGATGTgatgaatgtggcaaagctttcaaTCGGAGTTCTCACCTTATTGGCCATCAGAGaatccacactggagagaaaccctatgagtgtAATGAGTGTGGGAAGACCTTCAGGCAAACCTCCCAGCTCATTGTTCATCTCAGAACCCACACAGGGgaaaaaccctatgaatgcaGTGAGTGTGGAAAGGCCTATAGGCACAGCTCCCATCTCATTCAACACCAGAGACTCCATAATggggagaaaccctataaatgtaatgaatgtgcAAAAGCCTTTACTCAGAGTTCCCGACTCACTGACCACCAGAGAACCCATACTGGGGAGAAACCTTATGAATGCAATGAGTGTGGAGAGGCATTCATTCGAAGCAAAAGTCTTGCTCGACATCAGGTCCTGCACACTGGTAAGAAACCTTACAAATGCAATGAGTGTGGGAGAGCATTCTGTTCCAATAGAAATCTCATTGACCATCAGAGAATCCACACTGGGGAGAAGCCTTATGAGTGTAgtgaatgtggcaaagccttcagTCGGAGTAAATGTCTTATTCGACATCAGAGCCTCCATACTGGGGAAAAGCCATACAAATgtagtgaatgtgggaaagccttcaatCAGAACTCTCAACTCATTGAGCATGAgcgaattcatactggagaaaaaccttTTGAATGTAGCGAGTGTGGTAAGGCATTTGGTCTGAGTAAATGTCTTATTCGGCACCAGAGACTTCACACGGGTGAAAAGCCCTATAAATGCAATGAGTGTGGAAAATCCTTCAATCAAAACTCACACCTTATTATACaccagagaattcacactggtgagaaaccctatgaatgtaatgagTGTGGGAAGGTATTCAGTTATAGCTCCAGCCTTATGGTACATCAGAGAACCCATACTGGGGAAAAACCCTATAAATGCAATGATTGTGGGAAAGCTTTTAGTGACAGCTCACAGCTTATTGTACACCAGAGAGTCCACACcggagagaaaccttatgaatgtagtgaatgtgggaaagcctttagtcAGCGTTCCACTTTTAATCACCACCAGcgaactcacactggagagaagtcCTCAGGTCTGGCTTGGTCAGTTTCTTAA
- the ZKSCAN7 gene encoding zinc finger protein with KRAB and SCAN domains 7 isoform X3: MTTAGRGNLGLIPRSTAFQKQEGRLTVKQEPANQTWGQGSSLQKNYPPVCEIFRLHFRQLCYHEMSGPQEALSRLRELCRWWLMPEVHTKEQILELLVLEQFLSILPGELRTWVQLHHPESGEEAVAVVEDFQRHLSGSEEVSAPAQKQEMHFEETTALGTTKESPPTSPLSGGSAPGAHLEPPYDPGTHHLPSGDFAQCTSPVPTLPQVGNSGDQAGATVLRMVRPQDTVAYEDLSVDYTQKKWKSLTLSQRALQWNMMPENHHSMASLGMVAFNIFQVVKGLPRFSGVWF; encoded by the exons ATGACCACTGCAGGCAGGGGAAATTTAGGCCTCATCCCCAGGAGCACTGCTTTCCAGAAGCAAGAGGGGCGCCTGACTGTGAAGCAGGAGCCAGCAAACCAGACCTGGGGGCAGGGCAGCAGTCTCCAGAAGAACTATCCTCCTGTCTGCGAAATCTTCCGGCTACACTTCAGGCAATTGTGTTACCACGAGATGTCTGGGCCGCAGGAAGCATTGAGCCGGCTTCGGGAGCTCTGccgctggtggctcatgccagagGTGCACACCAAGGAGCAGATCCTGGAGCTGCTGGTGCTTGAGCAGTTCCTGAGCATCCTCCCTGGGGAGCTCCGGACCTGGGTGCAGCTGCATCACCCTGAGAGTGGTGAGGAGGCTGTGGCTGTGGTGGAGGATTTCCAGAGACACCTCAGTGGATCAGAGGAG GTTTCAGCCCCAGCACAGAAACAGGAAATGCATTTTGAGGAGACAACAGCTCTGGGTACAACAAAGGAATCTCCTCCTACCTCACCCCTCAGTGGGGGCTCAGCCCCTGGAGCCCACCTGGAGCCTCCTTATGACCCAGGGACACACCACCTCCCCAGTGGGGACTTCG cTCAATGTACTTCTCCAGTTCCTACCCTTCCTCAAGTGGGGAACTCAGGAGACCAAGCAGGGGCAACTGTACTTCGGATGGTCAGGCCCCAG GATACTGTGGCATATGAGGACCTATCTGTAGACTACactcagaagaaatggaaaagtctCACACTCAGTCAGAGAGCCCTGCAGTGGAACATGATGCCAGAAAATCACCATAGCATGGCCTCCTTGG
- the ZKSCAN7 gene encoding zinc finger protein with KRAB and SCAN domains 7 isoform 3 (isoform 3 is encoded by transcript variant 5), whose protein sequence is MHFEETTALGTTKESPPTSPLSGGSAPGAHLEPPYDPGTHHLPSGDFAQCTSPVPTLPQVGNSGDQAGATVLRMVRPQDTVAYEDLSVDYTQKKWKSLTLSQRALQWNMMPENHHSMASLGENMMKGSELTPKQEFFKGSESSNRTSGGLFGVVPGAAETGDVCEDTFKELEGQTSDEEGSRLENDFLEITDEDKKKSTKDRYDKYKEVGEHPPLSSSPVEHEGVLKGQKSYRCDECGKAFNRSSHLIGHQRIHTGEKPYECNECGKTFRQTSQLIVHLRTHTGEKPYECSECGKAYRHSSHLIQHQRLHNGEKPYKCNECAKAFTQSSRLTDHQRTHTGEKPYECNECGEAFIRSKSLARHQVLHTGWSTMA, encoded by the exons ATGCATTTTGAGGAGACAACAGCTCTGGGTACAACAAAGGAATCTCCTCCTACCTCACCCCTCAGTGGGGGCTCAGCCCCTGGAGCCCACCTGGAGCCTCCTTATGACCCAGGGACACACCACCTCCCCAGTGGGGACTTCG cTCAATGTACTTCTCCAGTTCCTACCCTTCCTCAAGTGGGGAACTCAGGAGACCAAGCAGGGGCAACTGTACTTCGGATGGTCAGGCCCCAG GATACTGTGGCATATGAGGACCTATCTGTAGACTACactcagaagaaatggaaaagtctCACACTCAGTCAGAGAGCCCTGCAGTGGAACATGATGCCAGAAAATCACCATAGCATGGCCTCCTTGG GTGAGAACATGATGAAGGGTTCAGAGTTGACTCCAAAGcaggaattttttaaaggatCAGAGTCATCTAACAGGACATCAGGGGGACTCTTTGGGGTGGTTCCTGGGGCAGCAGAGACTGGAGATGTTTGTGAAGATACTTTCAAGGAGTTAGAAGGACAAACCTCAGATGAAGAAGGGAGCAGACTAGAAAATGATTTCTTGGAAATAACAGATGAAGATAAGAAAAAATCCACAAAAGACAGATATGACAAATATAAGGAAGTTGGGGAACATCCACCTCTGTCTTCCAGTCCTGTTGAACATGAAGGAGTTTTAAAGGGACAGAAATCCTATCGATGTgatgaatgtggcaaagctttcaaTCGGAGTTCTCACCTTATTGGCCATCAGAGaatccacactggagagaaaccctatgagtgtAATGAGTGTGGGAAGACCTTCAGGCAAACCTCCCAGCTCATTGTTCATCTCAGAACCCACACAGGGgaaaaaccctatgaatgcaGTGAGTGTGGAAAGGCCTATAGGCACAGCTCCCATCTCATTCAACACCAGAGACTCCATAATggggagaaaccctataaatgtaatgaatgtgcAAAAGCCTTTACTCAGAGTTCCCGACTCACTGACCACCAGAGAACCCATACTGGGGAGAAACCTTATGAATGCAATGAGTGTGGAGAGGCATTCATTCGAAGCAAAAGTCTTGCTCGACATCAGGTCCTGCACACTG
- the ZKSCAN7 gene encoding zinc finger protein with KRAB and SCAN domains 7 isoform X2 codes for MVRPQDTVAYEDLSVDYTQKKWKSLTLSQRALQWNMMPENHHSMASLAGENMMKGSELTPKQEFFKGSESSNRTSGGLFGVVPGAAETGDVCEDTFKELEGQTSDEEGSRLENDFLEITDEDKKKSTKDRYDKYKEVGEHPPLSSSPVEHEGVLKGQKSYRCDECGKAFNRSSHLIGHQRIHTGEKPYECNECGKTFRQTSQLIVHLRTHTGEKPYECSECGKAYRHSSHLIQHQRLHNGEKPYKCNECAKAFTQSSRLTDHQRTHTGEKPYECNECGEAFIRSKSLARHQVLHTGKKPYKCNECGRAFCSNRNLIDHQRIHTGEKPYECSECGKAFSRSKCLIRHQSLHTGEKPYKCSECGKAFNQNSQLIEHERIHTGEKPFECSECGKAFGLSKCLIRHQRLHTGEKPYKCNECGKSFNQNSHLIIHQRIHTGEKPYECNECGKVFSYSSSLMVHQRTHTGEKPYKCNDCGKAFSDSSQLIVHQRVHTGEKPYECSECGKAFSQRSTFNHHQRTHTGEKSSGLAWSVS; via the exons ATGGTCAGGCCCCAG GATACTGTGGCATATGAGGACCTATCTGTAGACTACactcagaagaaatggaaaagtctCACACTCAGTCAGAGAGCCCTGCAGTGGAACATGATGCCAGAAAATCACCATAGCATGGCCTCCTTGG CAGGTGAGAACATGATGAAGGGTTCAGAGTTGACTCCAAAGcaggaattttttaaaggatCAGAGTCATCTAACAGGACATCAGGGGGACTCTTTGGGGTGGTTCCTGGGGCAGCAGAGACTGGAGATGTTTGTGAAGATACTTTCAAGGAGTTAGAAGGACAAACCTCAGATGAAGAAGGGAGCAGACTAGAAAATGATTTCTTGGAAATAACAGATGAAGATAAGAAAAAATCCACAAAAGACAGATATGACAAATATAAGGAAGTTGGGGAACATCCACCTCTGTCTTCCAGTCCTGTTGAACATGAAGGAGTTTTAAAGGGACAGAAATCCTATCGATGTgatgaatgtggcaaagctttcaaTCGGAGTTCTCACCTTATTGGCCATCAGAGaatccacactggagagaaaccctatgagtgtAATGAGTGTGGGAAGACCTTCAGGCAAACCTCCCAGCTCATTGTTCATCTCAGAACCCACACAGGGgaaaaaccctatgaatgcaGTGAGTGTGGAAAGGCCTATAGGCACAGCTCCCATCTCATTCAACACCAGAGACTCCATAATggggagaaaccctataaatgtaatgaatgtgcAAAAGCCTTTACTCAGAGTTCCCGACTCACTGACCACCAGAGAACCCATACTGGGGAGAAACCTTATGAATGCAATGAGTGTGGAGAGGCATTCATTCGAAGCAAAAGTCTTGCTCGACATCAGGTCCTGCACACTGGTAAGAAACCTTACAAATGCAATGAGTGTGGGAGAGCATTCTGTTCCAATAGAAATCTCATTGACCATCAGAGAATCCACACTGGGGAGAAGCCTTATGAGTGTAgtgaatgtggcaaagccttcagTCGGAGTAAATGTCTTATTCGACATCAGAGCCTCCATACTGGGGAAAAGCCATACAAATgtagtgaatgtgggaaagccttcaatCAGAACTCTCAACTCATTGAGCATGAgcgaattcatactggagaaaaaccttTTGAATGTAGCGAGTGTGGTAAGGCATTTGGTCTGAGTAAATGTCTTATTCGGCACCAGAGACTTCACACGGGTGAAAAGCCCTATAAATGCAATGAGTGTGGAAAATCCTTCAATCAAAACTCACACCTTATTATACaccagagaattcacactggtgagaaaccctatgaatgtaatgagTGTGGGAAGGTATTCAGTTATAGCTCCAGCCTTATGGTACATCAGAGAACCCATACTGGGGAAAAACCCTATAAATGCAATGATTGTGGGAAAGCTTTTAGTGACAGCTCACAGCTTATTGTACACCAGAGAGTCCACACcggagagaaaccttatgaatgtagtgaatgtgggaaagcctttagtcAGCGTTCCACTTTTAATCACCACCAGcgaactcacactggagagaagtcCTCAGGTCTGGCTTGGTCAGTTTCTTAA